A window of the Cytophagaceae bacterium genome harbors these coding sequences:
- a CDS encoding helix-turn-helix transcriptional regulator, with amino-acid sequence MELRDKIEKLIIGLGLSAARFADYINVSRPIISHILSNRNKPSLEIIQKIISKFPELGYEWISDEKDIDKTIIQKLAKDLNFQFRSDDFYDERELNIPIQYKGEEKIFNSQALPNQERKEVKVMIFYSDGTVESFIPK; translated from the coding sequence ATGGAATTAAGGGATAAGATAGAAAAGTTAATTATAGGGCTTGGTTTGAGTGCAGCCAGATTTGCTGATTATATAAACGTTAGCAGACCTATAATAAGCCACATTCTTTCTAACAGAAATAAACCCAGCCTGGAGATTATTCAGAAAATAATTAGCAAATTTCCTGAGCTCGGTTATGAATGGATTTCAGATGAAAAAGACATCGACAAAACAATAATTCAAAAACTAGCCAAAGATCTTAATTTTCAATTTAGATCTGATGATTTTTATGATGAACGAGAATTGAATATTCCCATACAATATAAAGGTGAAGAAAAAATATTCAATTCTCAGGCCTTACCGAATCAGGAAAGAAAAGAAGTAAAAGTTATGATTTTTTATTCTGATGGTACGGTTGAATCATTTATTCCTAAATAA
- a CDS encoding 2,3,4,5-tetrahydropyridine-2,6-dicarboxylate N-succinyltransferase, with protein sequence MEELILAAWEDRTLLKEKSTVDAINEVVRRVDLGEIRVANLNSNNEWVTNEWVKKAIILFFPLRQMEVLEAGIFEYHDKMELKRNYKELGVRVVPPAVARYGSYIAPGVILMPSYVNIGAYIDEGTMIDTWATVGSCAQIGKNVHLSGGVGIGGVLEPPQASPVIIEDGAFIGSRCIVVEGAHIGKKAVLGAGVTITGSSKIIDVTGPEPVQYIGHVPDNSVVIPGTLTKAFPAGEYGIPCALIIGKRKESTDLKTSLNQALRENNVSV encoded by the coding sequence ATGGAGGAATTGATATTGGCAGCATGGGAGGATAGAACTCTTTTAAAAGAAAAAAGTACAGTAGATGCTATCAATGAAGTGGTGAGAAGAGTGGATCTTGGGGAAATTAGGGTGGCTAATTTAAATAGCAATAACGAATGGGTGACTAATGAGTGGGTGAAAAAAGCCATTATTTTATTTTTCCCTTTGAGACAAATGGAAGTCCTGGAAGCAGGAATCTTTGAATACCATGATAAAATGGAGTTAAAAAGAAACTATAAAGAACTGGGTGTAAGAGTGGTTCCTCCTGCAGTAGCAAGATATGGTTCTTATATTGCCCCTGGAGTAATTTTAATGCCCTCATATGTAAATATTGGTGCTTATATCGATGAAGGTACAATGATAGATACTTGGGCCACAGTAGGAAGTTGTGCCCAAATTGGTAAAAATGTACATTTAAGTGGGGGTGTAGGCATTGGAGGTGTTTTGGAGCCACCTCAGGCAAGCCCTGTTATAATTGAAGACGGTGCATTTATTGGATCAAGATGCATTGTGGTTGAAGGAGCACATATCGGTAAAAAAGCAGTACTTGGTGCCGGAGTAACGATTACAGGTAGCTCAAAGATTATTGACGTTACCGGACCGGAGCCTGTTCAATATATCGGACATGTACCTGATAACTCAGTTGTAATACCTGGTACGCTTACGAAAGCTTTTCCTGCCGGAGAATATGGCATACCGTGTGCATTGATAATTGGAAAAAGAAAGGAAAGTACTGACTTAAAAACTTCATTAAATCAAGCACTTAGAGAAAATAATGTTAGTGTTTAA
- the gap gene encoding type I glyceraldehyde-3-phosphate dehydrogenase: MKNIKVAINGFGRIGRLVYRQIYNMEGIDVVAINDLTSPKTLAHLLKYDTAQGRFEEKVESTENSIIVNGDSINIYAQRDPAQIPWGSHDVDVVLECTGFFADAAKASAHITAGAKRVVISAPATGDLKTVVFNVNHDILDGTETIISGASCTTNCLAPMAQVLENEYGIVNGLMTTIHAYTNDQNTQDAPHAKGDLRRARAAAQNIVPNSTGAAKAIGLVLPSLKGKLDGSAQRVPTLTGSLTELTCVLGKKVTVEEINKAMAAAANESFGYTEDEIVSSDIIGISFGSLFDATQTRVQTVGDTQLVRTISWYDNEMSYVSQLVRTVKYFASLIK, translated from the coding sequence ATGAAAAACATCAAAGTAGCAATTAATGGATTTGGCCGGATTGGTCGTTTGGTTTACAGACAAATATATAACATGGAAGGTATCGATGTTGTAGCTATCAACGATTTAACAAGCCCCAAAACCCTTGCTCACTTGCTAAAATATGACACAGCTCAAGGTAGATTTGAAGAAAAAGTGGAATCTACTGAGAATTCAATTATCGTAAATGGCGATTCAATTAATATTTATGCTCAGAGAGATCCGGCACAAATTCCTTGGGGATCACATGATGTAGATGTGGTTTTGGAATGCACAGGATTTTTTGCAGATGCCGCTAAAGCAAGTGCTCATATCACTGCTGGTGCCAAAAGAGTTGTGATTTCAGCTCCTGCTACCGGTGATTTGAAAACTGTAGTATTCAATGTTAATCATGACATTTTGGATGGAACAGAGACCATAATAAGTGGAGCTTCTTGTACTACCAACTGTCTTGCTCCAATGGCACAAGTTTTAGAGAATGAATATGGCATAGTTAATGGTTTGATGACAACTATTCATGCATACACTAATGACCAAAACACTCAGGATGCACCTCATGCAAAAGGTGATTTGAGAAGGGCAAGAGCGGCAGCACAAAATATTGTTCCTAATAGTACAGGGGCAGCTAAAGCAATTGGTTTGGTTTTGCCTAGTTTGAAAGGAAAACTTGACGGATCAGCTCAGAGAGTTCCAACCCTGACAGGATCATTAACTGAATTGACTTGTGTACTTGGCAAAAAAGTTACTGTTGAAGAAATCAATAAAGCTATGGCAGCCGCTGCTAACGAAAGCTTTGGTTACACAGAAGATGAAATTGTAAGCTCAGATATTATCGGAATCAGCTTCGGATCGTTGTTTGATGCTACTCAGACAAGAGTTCAAACAGTAGGTGATACTCAATTAGTGAGAACTATTAGCTGGTATGATAACGAGATGTCTTATGTATCTCAATTGGTTAGAACAGTGAAATATTTTGCCTCGTTGATTAAGTAA
- the trmB gene encoding tRNA (guanosine(46)-N7)-methyltransferase TrmB, whose protein sequence is MSRKKLPRFEHNQTAQNVIERGKELYTTIKGKWNEVYFKNQNPISLELACGKGEYTVGLGKEFPETNYIGIDIKGDRIARGSKKAIEFGLKNVAFLRTGIQYLDEFFVPDEVDEIWLIHPDPQPRDKEEKRRLTNTKFLNLYKIYLKNEGLFHLKTDSKFLYEYSLEVIKSDPEFEIIDFTDNLYLSELNKEHFEIKTHYEQLFHQKGSDIHYIKARHKKRASK, encoded by the coding sequence TTGTCAAGAAAGAAACTACCCCGGTTTGAACATAACCAAACTGCTCAAAATGTTATTGAAAGAGGTAAAGAATTATATACCACAATAAAAGGGAAATGGAATGAGGTTTACTTTAAGAATCAAAACCCAATTTCACTTGAGCTTGCTTGTGGAAAAGGTGAATATACCGTTGGACTTGGAAAAGAATTTCCAGAGACAAATTACATTGGAATTGACATAAAAGGTGATAGAATAGCCAGAGGATCAAAAAAAGCAATTGAGTTTGGCCTGAAAAACGTAGCATTTCTTAGGACCGGAATTCAATATCTGGATGAGTTTTTTGTCCCTGATGAAGTAGATGAAATTTGGTTGATTCACCCTGACCCACAGCCCAGGGACAAAGAAGAAAAAAGGAGGTTGACTAATACGAAATTTTTGAATTTATATAAAATCTACTTAAAAAACGAAGGTTTATTTCATTTGAAGACTGATAGTAAATTCTTATACGAATATTCACTGGAAGTAATTAAGTCTGATCCTGAATTTGAAATAATTGATTTCACTGATAACTTATATCTCTCCGAACTCAACAAAGAACATTTTGAAATCAAAACCCACTATGAACAACTATTCCATCAAAAAGGCTCAGATATTCATTACATAAAAGCCAGGCATAAAAAAAGAGCTTCAAAGTGA
- a CDS encoding bifunctional folylpolyglutamate synthase/dihydrofolate synthase, with product MTYDQTIEYLYSQLPVFQKLGKKAIKPKLTNIKLLCEALGNPQNDFKSIHIAGTNGKGSSSHFLASILQEAGFKVGLYTSPHLKDFRERFRINGELISKSYVVDFVEKNKQLIEEIEPSFFELTVALAFKVFSEEKVDYAVVEVGLGGRLDSTNIISPICSLITNIGFDHMDILGNTLQEIAKEKAGIIKPGIPVIISEYNAETAPVFNNKASECHSDIYFASESFNISNLKDSIDKLSFTITDNYSLDTFEVNSELVGFYQIANIIGVFQTCSVLNKIGVVISTKNMLDGIKKVVTNTNLKGRWQILNRNPLVICDTGHNEHALKITLKRLSEAKFDNLHLILGFVKDKDLKKVFDLFPSNAKYYFTTFDSFRAHNPSFLKDFGDKYGLISETYTNVNQALAHVRSISSQKDIIFVGGSTYLVSELNEL from the coding sequence ATGACTTACGATCAAACCATCGAATATCTTTACAGTCAATTACCTGTTTTTCAAAAATTAGGTAAAAAGGCTATAAAACCAAAGCTTACCAATATAAAACTTCTGTGTGAAGCTCTTGGAAACCCGCAGAATGATTTTAAGAGCATTCATATTGCCGGTACCAACGGAAAGGGTAGTAGTTCTCATTTTTTAGCCTCTATTTTACAGGAAGCCGGTTTTAAAGTAGGATTATATACTTCTCCTCATCTCAAAGATTTCAGAGAAAGGTTCAGAATAAACGGAGAATTAATTTCTAAAAGCTATGTTGTTGATTTTGTTGAAAAAAATAAACAACTGATAGAAGAAATTGAACCTTCATTTTTTGAACTTACAGTAGCACTTGCATTTAAGGTATTTTCCGAAGAAAAAGTGGACTATGCAGTGGTTGAAGTTGGGCTGGGAGGGAGGCTTGATTCTACTAATATAATTAGCCCTATCTGCTCTTTGATAACCAATATTGGTTTTGACCACATGGACATTTTAGGCAATACCTTACAAGAGATTGCAAAAGAAAAGGCAGGAATAATAAAACCTGGGATTCCGGTTATTATTTCTGAATATAATGCTGAAACAGCTCCTGTTTTTAATAATAAGGCTTCAGAATGTCATTCTGATATATATTTTGCCTCAGAGTCTTTTAATATTTCTAATCTGAAAGATAGTATTGATAAACTTTCATTTACTATAACTGATAATTATTCTTTGGATACTTTTGAGGTAAATTCAGAGTTAGTTGGTTTTTATCAAATTGCTAATATAATTGGTGTTTTTCAAACATGTTCGGTTTTAAACAAAATTGGTGTAGTCATTTCTACAAAAAACATGTTGGATGGAATTAAAAAAGTTGTGACTAATACTAATTTAAAAGGCAGATGGCAAATATTAAATAGAAATCCATTGGTTATTTGTGATACCGGACATAACGAACATGCATTGAAAATAACTTTAAAAAGGCTTTCTGAGGCTAAATTCGATAATTTACATCTTATATTGGGGTTTGTAAAAGATAAAGACTTAAAAAAGGTTTTCGATCTCTTTCCCAGTAACGCAAAATATTATTTTACCACATTTGACTCATTTAGGGCCCATAATCCTTCTTTTTTAAAAGATTTTGGAGATAAATATGGGTTAATATCTGAAACCTACACAAATGTTAATCAAGCTTTGGCACATGTAAGATCAATTTCCTCCCAAAAAGATATTATTTTTGTGGGTGGAAGTACATATTTAGTCTCAGAATTAAACGAATTATAA